The genomic region TGCAGCAAGAGATTTTGCTCGCACAGAGTTACTTCCAGGAGTAATTGAGAGAGATAAGGAACAACATTTCCCAAAAGAATTGATTACTAAAATGGGTGATCTAGGCTTTTTAGGAATGATGGTTGACCCAAAATATGGTGGCGGAGGAATGGATACGACTAGCTATGTGTTAGTTATGGAGGAGCTATCCAAAATAGATGCTAGCGCAAGTGTAATCGTTTCTGTAAATAACTCACTAGTATGTTACGGCTTAGAAGCATATGCGAGTGAAGAACAAAAGGAAAAATATCTCACAAAACTAGCAACAGGACAATCTATCGGTGCATTTTGCTTGAGTGAACCTGAAGCAGGTAGTGATGCTACCTCACAGCGCACGACAGCTATAGACATGGGAGATCACTACCTACTAAATGGCACTAAAAACTGGATAACTAATGGTAACAGTGCAGACTATTATATAGTAATTGCCCAAACCGATAAAGAAAAAGGCCATAAGGGTATTAATGCATTTATAATAGAAAAAACTTGGGAAGGTTTTGAAGTAGGGCCTAAGGAAGATAAACTAGGTATAAGAGGTAGTGACACTCACTCCTTAATCTTTAACGACATAAAAGTCCCTAAAGAGAACCGAATTGGAGAAGACGGTTTTGGATTTAAATTTGCGATGAAGACTTTGGCTGGTGGAAGAATAGGAATCGCAGCACAAGCTTTAGGAATCGCTAGTGGTGCTTTTGAACTAGCTAGGGACTATAGTAAGCAACGTAAAGCTTTCGGAACTGAAATCTGCAATCACCAGGC from Nonlabens arenilitoris harbors:
- a CDS encoding acyl-CoA dehydrogenase, with product MDFSLTEEHLMIRDAARDFARTELLPGVIERDKEQHFPKELITKMGDLGFLGMMVDPKYGGGGMDTTSYVLVMEELSKIDASASVIVSVNNSLVCYGLEAYASEEQKEKYLTKLATGQSIGAFCLSEPEAGSDATSQRTTAIDMGDHYLLNGTKNWITNGNSADYYIVIAQTDKEKGHKGINAFIIEKTWEGFEVGPKEDKLGIRGSDTHSLIFNDIKVPKENRIGEDGFGFKFAMKTLAGGRIGIAAQALGIASGAFELARDYSKQRKAFGTEICNHQAIAFKLADMKVNINASRHLIMHAAWMKDQGMDYNVAGCTAKLFASQTAMDTTVEAVQVHGGNGYVKEYHVERLMRDAKITQIYEGTSEIQKIVISRDLLKD